In Sorghum bicolor cultivar BTx623 chromosome 10, Sorghum_bicolor_NCBIv3, whole genome shotgun sequence, one genomic interval encodes:
- the LOC8058827 gene encoding uncharacterized protein LOC8058827: MSSASCLAPPAPRFRVRLPPLSSAARPSLGFGPRCAAPAKGWTLWHVSCFRNDQDGPTTSDEGDGFKYVAQSQSSGGVEVKEEEVSTSNEEQVQNFKDRDWFLQLQKIKENLLGRIVRFQTERWTVPWTGQTIAQVMILWIATFWFVGSWIVPFLAHAAGFSKETLTHRGQALYSLLTDITEGLAGIAILHQCLGRFRPLPPGWFEFNLKGKWHLDVAFGCLLFPLVNLLSHINISLVPMSPGPVVGVSSVEQSIVARDPVAMALYAVVVTVCAPIWEEIVFRGFLLPSLTRYMPLPWSILASAAAFALAHFNAQRVMPLVFLGVVMGGVFARSRNLLASMVLHSLWNGFVFLDLMK; encoded by the exons ATGTCCTCCGCCTCGTGCCTCGCCCCTCCCGCTCCAAGGTTCCGGGTTCGGCTCCCACCTCTCTCCTCCGCCGCGAGGCCGTCACTCGGCTTCGGGCCTCGGTGTGCGGCTCCAGCGAAG GGATGGACATTGTGGCACGTCTCATGCTTCAGAAATGATCAGGATGGGCCAACAACATCTGACGAAGGTGATGGCTTCAAGTACGTTGCCCAATCACAGAGCTCCGGTGGTGTAGAGGTGAAAGAGGAAGAGGTGAGTACCTCAAATGAGGAGCAGGTGCAGAATTTCAAGGACAGGGATTGGTTCCTGCAACTGCAGAAG ATAAAAGAAAATTTACTGGGCAGAATAGTAAGATTTCAGACAGAACGCTGGACAGTACCTTGGACTGGACAAACCATTGCTCAG GTCATGATTTTATGGATTGCCACATTTTGGTTTGTGGGTTCCTGGATAGTGCCATTCTTGGCTCATGCTGCTGGGTTTAGCAAGGAAACATTGACACACAGAGGCCAGGCACTATATAGTCTCTTGACAGACATAACAGAAGGCCTTGCTGGGATTGCAATCCTTCACCAATGCCTTGGTAGATTCCGGCCCCTTCCTCCTGGCTGGTTTGAGTTCAATTTGAAGGGCAAATGGCATTTGGATGTAGCATTTGGGTGCCTGTTATTCCCATTAGTCAATCTGCTCTCTCACATAAACATCAGCCTAGTTCCAATGTCACCAGGTCCAGTTGTCGGGGTTTCCAGTGTAGAACAGTCCATTGTGGCGCGTGATCCAGTAGCAATGGCCCTGTATGCAGTGGTAGTCACCGTATGTGCACCTATATGGGAAGAAATTGTGTTCCGAGGATTCCTTCTCCCATCTCTAACACGGTACATGCCACTTCCATGGTCGATTCTAGCAAGTGCTGCTGCTTTTGCACTCGCTCACTTCAATGCACAGAGGGTGATGCCTTTAGTGTTTCTTGGAGTGGTGATGGGAGGGGTCTTTGCAAGATCGCGCAACCTACTGGCATCGATGGTGCTGCATAGCTTGTGGAATGGCTTTGTGTTCTTGGATTTGATGAAATGA
- the LOC8073062 gene encoding ubiquitin-conjugating enzyme E2 28, whose protein sequence is MASKRILKELKDLQKDPPTSCSAGPVAEDMFHWQATIMGPSDSPYSGGVFLVSIHFPPDYPFKPPKVAFKTKVFHPNINSNGSICLDILKEQWSPALTVSKVLLSICSLLTDPNPDDPLVPEIAHMYKTDRVKYESTARSWTQKYAMG, encoded by the exons ATGGCGTCGAAGCGGATCCTCAAGGAGCTCAAGGACCTGCAGAAGGATCCGCCCACCTCATGCAGCGCAG GCCCTGTTGCCGAAGATATGTTCCACTGGCAAGCGACGATTATGGGTCCATCAGATAGCCCATACTCTGGCGGCGTATTTTTGGTCTCTATTCACTTCCCACCGGACTACCCATTCAAACCACCCAAG GTTGCATTCAAGACAAAGGTTTTCCATCCGAATATCAACAGCAATGGGAGCATCTGTCTTGATATCTTGAAGGAACAATGGAGCCCTGCTTTGACAGTTTCTAAG GTCCTCCTATCAATTTGTTCCCTTCTTACGGACCCAAACCCTGACGATCCTTTGGTCCCAGAGATTGCTCACATGTACAAGACTGATCGCGTGAAGTACGAATCTACTGCTAGGAGCTGGACTCAGAAATATGCAATGGGCTGA